A stretch of the Pan troglodytes isolate AG18354 chromosome 20, NHGRI_mPanTro3-v2.0_pri, whole genome shotgun sequence genome encodes the following:
- the LOC107969678 gene encoding putative small nuclear ribonucleoprotein G-like protein 15, whose product MSKAHPLELKKFMDKKFSLKLNGGRHVQGILRGFDPFMNLVIDECVEMATSGQQNNIGMVEI is encoded by the coding sequence ATGAGCAAAGCTCACCCTCTTGAGTTGAAAAAATTTATGGACAAGAAGTTTTCATTGAAATTAAATGGTGGCAGACATGTCCAAGGAATATTGCGGGGATTTGATCCCTTTATGAACCTTGTGATAGATGAATGTGTGGAGATGGCGACTAGTGGACAACAGAACAATATTGGAATGGTGGAAATATGA